Proteins from one Thermostichus vulcanus str. 'Rupite' genomic window:
- a CDS encoding HD-GYP domain-containing protein, with translation MNSRVTHTPFPRPNLKLVESDHVLVVDDQASSRLYISELLRSAHFRVSEAINGEDALEAVEHLQPDLVLLDVLMPDINGFDVCRQLKANDLTRLIPVVLITALTDRSNRVKGMGVGADDILTKPFDQVELLARVRSSIHQKRLNEDLDHAAKVLFGIARAVESRDPTTGDHCERLVAMGERFGRYLGLPRQQIKALRWGGYLHDIGKVGIPDAILGKQGKHTPEEWEIMKSHVLIGEEICQGLRTMQDVLPIIRHHHERWDGSGYPDHLAGEDIPLLARVFQVIDIYDALTSSRPYKAALSVEQALEVLREETRQGWRDPNLVREFCDFMFVTAFNLVEAE, from the coding sequence ATGAATTCCCGCGTGACCCACACCCCTTTTCCGCGCCCGAATCTGAAGCTAGTGGAGTCGGATCATGTCTTGGTGGTCGATGATCAGGCCAGCAGCCGCCTCTACATCAGTGAACTATTGCGGTCAGCCCACTTTCGAGTCAGTGAGGCCATCAATGGCGAAGATGCCCTGGAAGCGGTAGAGCACTTGCAGCCGGACTTGGTCTTGTTGGATGTCCTTATGCCAGATATCAATGGATTTGATGTCTGTCGCCAATTAAAAGCCAACGATCTGACCCGCTTAATTCCCGTTGTTTTAATTACTGCCCTGACGGATCGCTCCAATCGCGTCAAGGGGATGGGGGTGGGAGCCGATGATATTTTAACCAAGCCCTTCGATCAAGTGGAGCTGCTAGCGCGGGTTCGCTCCTCTATCCATCAAAAGCGCCTGAACGAAGATTTGGATCATGCCGCTAAGGTGTTGTTCGGCATTGCCCGTGCTGTGGAAAGCCGGGATCCCACCACAGGTGACCACTGCGAACGGCTGGTGGCTATGGGGGAACGGTTTGGGCGCTATCTAGGCTTGCCCCGTCAGCAAATCAAGGCGCTCCGTTGGGGCGGTTACCTGCACGATATTGGCAAAGTCGGGATCCCGGATGCGATTTTGGGCAAACAGGGCAAACATACCCCCGAAGAATGGGAAATCATGAAGTCCCATGTGTTGATCGGCGAAGAAATTTGCCAGGGCTTGCGTACCATGCAGGATGTGCTGCCCATTATCCGCCACCATCATGAGCGTTGGGATGGCAGTGGCTACCCAGATCATCTGGCGGGGGAGGACATCCCGCTTTTGGCTCGCGTTTTTCAAGTGATCGATATTTACGATGCCTTAACCTCCTCGCGTCCTTACAAAGCGGCCCTCAGTGTTGAACAGGCCCTGGAAGTGCTGCGGGAAGAAACTCGTCAAGGCTGGCGGGATCCCAACTTAGTGCGTGAGTTTTGTGACTTTATGTTTGTAACGGCCTTTAATTTAGTGGAAGCGGAGTAG
- a CDS encoding prohibitin family protein yields the protein MPRTEETEWRQTGWLMAGGIGLLVALGLGRSCLYVTPPGHATVVFNTFSGLQKGRVERPGVIFVVPGIDTPITYTVLTRVWEFTDNPASVNSISNGITVNTADGQAFAIDVAIALKPNPDTLDELHANIGENYLSTVVVPVVRSKIRDISASFDSEDFYRKSQRTAIEQQALALIQQEMPHIERDGQTLSLLQVEGVFLGNPDFPEALKDSIERKQVASISAQTAAVRAQIQEKETERLLILAAANQRAIELKGQAAAQNAQLADLLFYETLQERIQNPTGAAPPLRIIRVEGDSTLFLNVDPHQAALQRAQ from the coding sequence ATGCCCAGAACAGAGGAAACGGAATGGCGGCAGACCGGTTGGCTGATGGCTGGAGGGATCGGCCTCTTGGTGGCTTTGGGGTTAGGCCGCTCCTGTCTCTACGTCACTCCTCCCGGACATGCCACTGTTGTATTTAATACCTTTTCCGGCCTGCAAAAAGGGCGAGTGGAACGACCAGGGGTGATTTTCGTGGTGCCTGGCATCGATACCCCAATCACCTACACGGTGCTAACGCGCGTCTGGGAGTTTACCGATAATCCTGCCTCCGTCAACAGCATCAGCAATGGGATCACCGTCAACACTGCCGATGGGCAAGCCTTTGCCATCGATGTAGCCATTGCCCTCAAACCCAACCCCGACACCTTGGACGAACTGCACGCCAATATCGGCGAAAATTACCTCTCCACAGTGGTAGTACCGGTGGTGCGCTCCAAAATTCGGGATATTTCTGCTTCTTTCGATTCGGAAGATTTCTACCGCAAAAGCCAGCGGACTGCAATCGAACAACAAGCCTTGGCCTTGATCCAGCAGGAAATGCCCCATATAGAGCGAGATGGTCAAACCCTTTCCTTGCTGCAAGTGGAGGGTGTGTTCCTGGGCAATCCCGATTTTCCAGAGGCCCTAAAGGATTCGATTGAGCGTAAACAGGTGGCCTCAATTTCTGCCCAAACGGCGGCAGTACGGGCTCAAATTCAGGAGAAAGAAACGGAGCGGCTGTTGATCTTGGCAGCGGCCAACCAACGGGCCATTGAACTGAAAGGGCAAGCGGCAGCCCAAAATGCACAACTGGCGGATCTGTTGTTTTACGAAACCCTACAGGAGCGTATTCAAAACCCAACCGGCGCTGCGCCTCCTTTGCGGATCATCCGTGTAGAAGGGGATTCAACCCTTTTCTTAAATGTGGATCCCCATCAGGCTGCTTTACAAAGAGCGCAATAA
- a CDS encoding prohibitin family protein, producing the protein MGVGRWLPQATFSGAVLLLVGIGRPLRLVGNGENLVVFTWFGGVNSTALQPGLHWVPPFVSRTVLFDMKTQALTWKDGDTHAYAPRLVALSQDGQQIRVEATLQFRILDAPKVYTQLGEGYLDRIAPIVRSVIINETAGFSAQALYSTQRPMLQGQIREQVANLLREYGIEVLDLLLRDVDFDPDFVAAIEAKTIAENRLAQKQFEIEQARQDARTVISQAEAEAGQLQAKARALTQNPQYLEVVKAAVLGSRLETLVTK; encoded by the coding sequence ATGGGAGTGGGTCGCTGGTTGCCCCAGGCCACCTTCTCCGGAGCAGTGCTGCTCTTAGTGGGGATTGGCAGGCCATTACGATTGGTGGGAAACGGAGAAAATCTGGTGGTATTCACCTGGTTTGGCGGCGTCAACTCAACGGCTCTACAACCGGGGTTGCACTGGGTGCCTCCTTTCGTTTCCCGTACCGTGCTCTTCGATATGAAAACCCAGGCCCTGACCTGGAAAGATGGGGATACCCATGCCTATGCCCCACGATTGGTGGCCCTCTCTCAGGATGGCCAGCAAATTCGCGTTGAGGCGACCCTGCAATTTCGCATTCTTGATGCCCCCAAGGTTTACACCCAACTGGGTGAAGGCTATCTGGATCGTATTGCTCCGATTGTCCGATCTGTGATCATCAACGAGACCGCCGGGTTTTCCGCACAGGCTCTCTATTCCACCCAACGCCCGATGCTGCAGGGGCAAATTCGTGAGCAGGTGGCCAATTTGCTGCGGGAATACGGCATCGAAGTTTTGGATCTACTGCTGCGGGATGTGGATTTCGACCCCGATTTTGTGGCTGCCATTGAAGCGAAGACCATTGCCGAAAATCGCCTGGCCCAAAAGCAATTTGAAATTGAACAGGCTCGCCAAGATGCCCGAACGGTGATTTCTCAAGCGGAAGCAGAAGCAGGGCAGTTGCAAGCCAAAGCACGGGCCCTGACTCAAAACCCTCAGTATTTGGAAGTGGTCAAAGCGGCGGTACTCGGATCGCGGCTGGAAACCTTGGTTACTAAATAG
- a CDS encoding 3'-5' exonuclease has protein sequence MRSRDLLQQYRHLCGQTLTVVDVETTGLCAPGQRVIEISLLKASLDQGILDHRAWLLNPGIPIPPAIVRLTGISAEMVAQGSDPALLWPEIQADLESGTLTAHNLAFDYGFLQMEYGRLGIPFSRPKTEQLCTVQLARLLLPDLPSRSLPALVEHFQFQLEGPLVAPGRRSHRAAADTLACWLLAERLLEQLCSQPEEQILARFGRQWIPVNQAAQILGCSARQARAQMENAGLMARTSRSGAYLYRRDEVEDLADALAESGLSVEVKG, from the coding sequence GTGCGTTCTCGAGATCTTTTGCAGCAGTACCGCCATTTGTGTGGTCAAACTCTGACGGTTGTAGATGTAGAAACAACGGGCCTTTGTGCGCCTGGACAGCGGGTGATCGAGATTTCACTCCTCAAAGCCAGTTTAGACCAAGGGATCCTCGACCATCGGGCTTGGCTACTGAATCCGGGTATTCCGATCCCGCCTGCGATCGTGCGCTTGACGGGCATTAGTGCAGAAATGGTCGCTCAGGGATCTGACCCAGCACTCCTTTGGCCGGAAATTCAAGCGGATCTGGAATCCGGGACGCTGACGGCCCACAATCTGGCTTTTGACTACGGCTTTTTACAAATGGAATACGGGCGGTTAGGGATCCCCTTTTCCCGTCCGAAAACTGAGCAGCTGTGTACGGTGCAGTTGGCGCGACTGTTATTGCCGGATTTGCCCTCCCGCAGTTTGCCTGCTCTAGTGGAGCATTTCCAGTTTCAGTTGGAAGGGCCATTGGTGGCTCCGGGACGACGTTCTCATCGAGCTGCCGCCGATACCTTGGCCTGTTGGCTATTGGCAGAACGCCTCTTAGAGCAATTGTGTTCGCAGCCGGAGGAGCAGATCCTGGCCCGTTTTGGGCGGCAGTGGATCCCGGTTAATCAGGCGGCCCAGATCTTGGGCTGTTCGGCGCGCCAAGCTCGCGCCCAGATGGAAAATGCAGGTTTGATGGCACGCACCAGTCGCAGTGGAGCCTATCTGTATCGTCGGGATGAAGTGGAGGATCTGGCAGATGCGTTGGCAGAGAGTGGTCTTTCTGTGGAAGTAAAGGGTTAA